Proteins found in one Halobaculum sp. MBLA0147 genomic segment:
- a CDS encoding HIT family protein, with translation MSDCPFCGIVAGEIPGRIVGENDHAVAFLDANPMAPGHTLVVPREHRERLADATSEETQAVFALLHELAPKIETAVDAEGATVGLNDGSVAGQEVPHVHAHVIPRFPDDDGGPIHVAAGSRPELSDAELDEIAAAIGDD, from the coding sequence ATGAGCGACTGTCCCTTCTGTGGCATCGTCGCCGGGGAGATCCCGGGTCGGATCGTCGGCGAGAACGACCACGCCGTGGCGTTCCTCGACGCGAACCCGATGGCGCCGGGCCACACGCTGGTCGTCCCGCGGGAACACCGCGAGCGGCTCGCGGACGCGACGAGCGAGGAGACGCAGGCCGTGTTCGCGCTGCTCCACGAGTTGGCGCCGAAGATCGAGACGGCCGTCGACGCCGAGGGGGCCACCGTCGGCCTGAACGACGGCAGCGTCGCCGGACAGGAGGTACCACACGTCCACGCACACGTCATCCCGCGGTTCCCGGACGACGACGGCGGCCCGATCCACGTCGCCGCCGGTTCGCGTCCGGAACTGTCCGACGCGGAACTCGACGAGATCGCCGCCGCAATCGGCGACGACTGA
- a CDS encoding class I SAM-dependent methyltransferase, translated as MSVREEFDEWAAAGRDRGMEERHWHTARHVLARMPVEAGDRVLDLGTGSGYALRALADTRDIGHGVGLDGAPKMAHNAREYAAEADTGESTLSFVVGEFGSLPLADDSVDHVFSMEAFYYSADPHETLREIRRVLRSGGTFHCAVNYYEENVHSHDWQEHIDVAMTRWSGPEYRAAFREAGLHVASQDNVPDRETEIPPAEAFPTENWETRAAMVERYREYGTLVTVGVAP; from the coding sequence ATGAGCGTCCGCGAGGAGTTCGACGAGTGGGCGGCCGCGGGCCGCGACAGGGGGATGGAGGAGCGACACTGGCACACGGCACGCCACGTGCTCGCGCGGATGCCGGTCGAAGCCGGCGACCGCGTGCTCGACCTGGGCACCGGGTCGGGGTACGCGCTGCGCGCTCTCGCCGACACGCGCGACATCGGGCACGGCGTGGGGCTCGACGGCGCGCCGAAGATGGCGCACAACGCCCGCGAGTACGCCGCCGAGGCGGACACGGGGGAGTCGACACTGTCGTTCGTCGTCGGCGAGTTCGGTTCGCTCCCGCTGGCCGACGACAGCGTCGACCACGTCTTCTCGATGGAGGCGTTCTACTACAGCGCCGACCCCCACGAGACGCTGCGGGAGATCCGGCGCGTACTCCGGTCGGGCGGTACGTTCCACTGTGCGGTGAACTACTACGAGGAGAACGTCCACAGCCACGACTGGCAGGAGCACATCGACGTGGCGATGACCCGCTGGAGCGGCCCAGAGTACCGCGCCGCCTTCCGCGAGGCCGGACTCCACGTCGCGAGTCAGGACAACGTCCCCGACCGCGAGACGGAGATCCCGCCCGCCGAGGCGTTCCCCACGGAGAACTGGGAGACGCGCGCGGCGATGGTGGAACGCTACCGCGAGTACGGCACGCTGGTGACCGTCGGCGTGGCACCGTAG
- a CDS encoding ferredoxin family protein, producing the protein MAIDPEFERSRERDEDHEGHAVWGPVDEPEELGIHGTHVAVDFDICIADGACLEDCPVDVFDWVETPDHPESEKKADPVREGQCIDCMLCVDVCPVDAIDVDPGRENRV; encoded by the coding sequence ATGGCCATCGATCCGGAGTTCGAGCGGAGCCGCGAGCGCGACGAGGATCACGAGGGGCACGCCGTCTGGGGCCCGGTCGACGAACCCGAGGAACTCGGCATCCACGGTACGCACGTCGCCGTCGACTTCGACATCTGCATCGCCGACGGCGCCTGTCTCGAGGACTGTCCCGTCGACGTGTTCGACTGGGTGGAGACGCCAGACCACCCCGAGAGCGAGAAGAAGGCCGACCCGGTCCGCGAGGGGCAGTGTATCGACTGTATGCTGTGTGTCGACGTCTGTCCGGTCGACGCCATCGACGTCGACCCCGGCCGCGAGAACCGGGTGTAG